From the genome of Mus pahari unplaced genomic scaffold, PAHARI_EIJ_v1.1 scaffold_8881_U1_1, whole genome shotgun sequence, one region includes:
- the LOC110315561 gene encoding olfactory receptor 497, with translation MAFLEDGNHTTVTEFILLGLTDDPVLRVVLFTIILCIYLVTVSGNLSTILLIRVSSQLHHPMYFFLSHLASVDMGLSSSVTPNMLVNFLAERNTISYLGCGIQQSLADFFGSVECFLLAAMAYDRFMAICNPLLYSTKMSTQVCVQLVVGSYVGGFLNASLIMFYFFSFLFCGPNRVDHFFCDFAPLVELSCSDVSVSVVVISFSAGSVTIITVFVIAISYSYILITILKMRSTEGRSKAFSTCTSHLTAVTLYYGTITFIYVMPKSSYSTDQNKVVSVFYMVMIPMLNPLIYSLRNNEIKGAIKRQLGKKMFC, from the coding sequence ATGGCTTTCCTGGAGGATGGGAACCATACTACAGTGACAGAGTTCATTTTATTGGGATTAACAGATGACCCAGTCCTCAGAGTTGTCCTCTTCACCATCATCCTGTGCATCTACCTGGTGACTGTGTCTGGGAACCTAAGTACCATTCTTCTTATCAGAgtctcttcccagctccatcaccccatgtactttttcctcagtCACTTGGCTTCTGTTGACATGGGCCTTTCATCATCAGTCACACCCAATATGCTTGTCAACTTCCTGGCTGAGAGAAATACCATTTCCTACCTTGGATGTGGCATTCAGCAGAGCCTGGCTGATTTCTTTGGGTCAGTTGAATGCTTCCTTCTGGCTGCCATGGCTTATGATCGCTTCATGGCAATCTGCAACCCACTGCTTTATTCCACAAAAATGTCCACACAAGTCTGTGTCCAGTTGGTAGTGGGATCCTATGTAGGGGGTTTCCTTAATGCTTCCCTCATCatgttttactttttctcttttctcttctgtggacCAAATAGAGTCGAtcattttttctgtgattttgctCCTTTGGTGGAACTCTCCTGTTCTGATGTGAGTGTCTCTGTAGTTGTTATCTCATTTTCTGCTGGCTCAGTTACTATAATCACAGTGTTTGTCATAGCCATCTCCTATTCTTACATTCTCATCACCATTCTGAAGATGCGCTCCACTGAGGGCAGAAGCAAGGCATTCTCCACCTGTACTTCCCACCTCACTGCAGTCACTCTTTATTATGGCACCATTACATTCATTTATGTGATGCCCAAGTCCAGCTACTCCACAGATCAGAACAAGGTGGTGTCTGTGTTCTATATGGTGATGATCCCCATGTTGAACCCCCTCATCTACAGCCTCAGGAACAATGAAATTAAGGGTGCTATCAAGAGACAGCTTGGTAAGAAAATGTTCTGCTAG
- the LOC110315562 gene encoding olfactory receptor 498 encodes MAFLEDGNHTEVTEFILLGLTDDPVLRVILFTIILCFYLVTVSGNLSTILLIRVSSQLHHPMYFFLSHLASVDIGISSSVTPNMLANFLVKQNTISYLGCSIQFTSAAFFGTVECFLLAAMAYDRFVAICNPLLYSTKMSTEACIQLVVGSYIQGFLNASFFTLSFFFLFFCGPNRINHFYCDFAPLVELSCSDITVAVVITSISAGFITITTVFVIAISYSSIFITIMKMRSTESQYKAFSTCTSHLTAVTLLYGTAIFIYVMPKSSYSTDQNKVLSIFYTVVIPMLNPIIYSLRNNEIKGALKRHLGKKAFSYGKLFCKTHSNDNYPV; translated from the coding sequence ATGGCTTTCTTAGAGGATGGGAACCATACTGAAGTGACAGAGTTCATTTTATTGGGATTAACTGATGATCCAGTTCTTAGAGTCATCCTCTTCACCATCATCCTGTGCTTCTACCTGGTGACTGTGTCCGGGAACCTCAGCACCATCCTTCTCATCAGAgtctcttcccagctccatcacccaatgtatttttttctcagccactTGGCTTCTGTTGACATAGGCATTTCATCTTCTGTCACACCCAATATGCTTGCTAACTTCCtagtaaaacaaaataccatttcCTACCTTGGATGTTCTATACAGTTTACCTCAGCTGCTTTCTTTGGGACAGTTGAGTGCTTCCTTCTGGCTGCCATGGCTTATGATCGCTTTGTAGCAATCTGCAACCCACTGCTATATTCCACAAAAATGTCCACAGAAGCTTGTATCCAGTTGGTTGTAGGATCTTATATACAGGGTTTTCTCAATGCTTCCTTTttcactctttccttctttttcttattcttctgtgGACCAAATAGAATCAATCACTTTTACTGTGATTTTGCTCCTTTGGTGGAACTCTCCTGTTCTGATAtcactgttgctgttgttattaccTCAATTTCTGCTGGCTTTATTACAATAACAACAGTGTTTGTTATAGCCATCTCCTATTCTTCCATTTTCATCACTATTATGAAGATGCGCTCCACTGAAAGTCAATACaaggccttctccacctgcacTTCCCACCTCACTGCAGTCACTCTGCTCTATGGAACTGCTATATTCATTTATGTGATGCCCAAGTCCAGCTACTCTACTGACCAGAACAAGGTGTTGTCTATATTCTACACAGTTGTTATCCCTATGTTGAACCCCATCATCTACAGCCTCAGGAATAATGAGATTAAAggtgctctgaagagacaccttggtaagaaagcattttcttatgGTAAGCTGTTTTGTAAAACTCACTCTAATGACAATTACCCAGTATGA